ATTAAAACTTCCAGGCATTGGACCTTATACAGCAGGAGCCATTTTAAGCATTGCTTATAATCAATCAATACCAGCTGTTGACGGCAATGTTATGCGAGTAATTTCTAGGTACCGTGGTTTAGATGTGAATATTTCTGATACTAAGAGCAGAGTTGTTTTTGAAAAAGAAGTGATGTCTCTTATTGGAGGCTCTCCAAGGGATTTTAACCAAGGTATTATGGAATTAGGGGCAACAGTATGTACGCCAAAACAATCAAAATGCGAACAATGCCCTGTAAATGAAGGGTGTCAGGCATTTAAAAGTAATACAGTGGATCAATACCCTGTTAAATTAAAAAAGATAAAGAAAAAAACAATGAATATGGCAGCTATCATTTTAGAGGAACAAGATAAAATGATGATTGTCAAAAGACCTAATTCAGGCTTAATGGCTAATTTATGGGGATTTCCAGTTGTTGAAACTACGAGTAGCACACCGGAAAGAGAAATAGAGGATTATATACATGAGGCCTATGGCTTAGAGATTGATGTGCTAAAAATAGAGGAGGGTGCTAGACATATTTTTACTCATTTGATTTGGGATATGACGTTGTATCGATGTGTTATAAAAGCCTCTAATAAAGGCAGTAAGATCATAGAATATCCTGAAAATCTCTGGGTAGGAAAAGAAGCATTTAATGAATATGCATTTCCAACAGCTTTTAGGAAGTTATTCCCTCTAATTTAAATACAGTTTAATCGTAAATAAACCACAAATTCCAGATAATTAAATGGATTTTTGTGGTTTGTTTGATTTCTATAGTAAAGTGGTTTAAAATATATTATACTTTAAAAGATATAACCTGATTTGTGACTCTAGAAGAGCATAAACAGAAAGGATAGATGAATTATATGAAAAGAGAATTAAGAGAAGATAAATTTATAAATATACAAAACAAGTTAAATGATGAATTAGTTGGTCAAGAAGGTTTTGTTAAAGAACTTACTGATTATTTTAAATTCAAAATTTCCGAAAATGAAAAAGGGGCATTGCTTTTAGTTGGAGATGGTGGAACCTTTAAAAAACAAAGTGTAAGATTGCTTTTTAAACAACTTAAAGAGGAAGATTTAATCCATAATAATGGATTAGATGAAATTGATTTAACGTCTTATAATTTTAATCTAGGTTATGATGCCTTTTTAACGGATCTATATGATAAGCTGAATAGTAGTTCTATTGCTGTGTTATTTAAAAATACCGAACAAGCAAGTGAAGAAATTCTATCTCTAATATCAAAACTCTATCCTAATACATGCTTAATGTTAAATAATGACTATATATTTAAAAACAAGTTCTTAATTGAGGCAGATGAAAACCACCAAAGCCAAAACAAAATCAATCAAATAGTTTGCCATAATAAATTTTTTATCTTCACGTACAATAATACAGAAAATCATTCATCTATAGAAGATAAATTTACCAATAAAGATAAGACCCTATATACAAAAAGTTTAACTGACCAAGAAAAATACATTCTAATGAAAAAAGAAGTATTTAAAGCCTTGGATAAGATACATGAAGGACTAGGTATGAATGTTTTGTGGGGAAGAGAAGACGGGCAAAATGATGTTGACTTTGACCTTTTTGTATTTTTACGTGAGAATTTTAGAGAAAGTACTTATTTTGATGTAAGAGAGTACATTTCTTATAAACTCTACAAACCTATTGTAAACCTTATAACAAAAGAGACTATTAAAGAGAAAGAAAAACTCCTCATCTATGTAGAGGAAAATGAAATCTACTGTAAGTATAACAGTGAAAGATACAGCCTTAGCGATTATCTAATACCAACATTAGAAGAAGCAAAGTACAAATTAGACTCTGTTATAGGGATGAGAGACCTTAAGGATTTTATCATTAATGTTGAAAACAATTATAAAGTACAAAATATAAGAGAGAGATTAGGTCTGCCAACATCCTATATGTCTCTTAATATGATATTTACTGGTAATGCAGGCACAGGAAAAACCAATGCAGCTAGAATAACTTATGAATACTTAAATGCTTTAGGCATATTGTCAAAAAGTATTTTCAAGGAAGTTAGTAAAGCAGACTTTGTAACAGAGAATATCAATGATACAGCAAAAAGAACTCACCAAGTTGTAAGTTCAGCTTTAGGAGGGGTATTATTTATTGATGAAGCTTATTCTTTGTGTGAAAGCAATGATGA
The nucleotide sequence above comes from Natranaerovirga pectinivora. Encoded proteins:
- the mutY gene encoding A/G-specific adenine glycosylase encodes the protein MNNQYFYKNLIGWYIKVQRQLPWRESFEPYTVWLSEIMLQQTQVITVIDYFNRFVKAYPTVEALSQANEDDVFKLWEGLGYYSRARNLIRCAKIVVEEYEGQFPNDYKTLLKLPGIGPYTAGAILSIAYNQSIPAVDGNVMRVISRYRGLDVNISDTKSRVVFEKEVMSLIGGSPRDFNQGIMELGATVCTPKQSKCEQCPVNEGCQAFKSNTVDQYPVKLKKIKKKTMNMAAIILEEQDKMMIVKRPNSGLMANLWGFPVVETTSSTPEREIEDYIHEAYGLEIDVLKIEEGARHIFTHLIWDMTLYRCVIKASNKGSKIIEYPENLWVGKEAFNEYAFPTAFRKLFPLI